In the genome of Kitasatospora cathayae, one region contains:
- a CDS encoding universal stress protein — MVVGVDGSERSLRALVWAASDAARRGSPLLIADVRPGWEADFPFFPPGRSQGLSRRGAEILAEVLRDASERARCMVLGARGEGGLGNLLMGSVSLQVAGHAAGPVVVVGAITTGHGRVLVGTDGSEHSTAAVEFAFEEASLRGDRVHALGLEHAHHAGTVRGRALSGHGGSRASTPAR; from the coding sequence GTGGTGGTGGGAGTGGACGGCTCCGAGCGGAGTCTGCGTGCTCTGGTGTGGGCCGCGAGCGACGCGGCGCGGCGCGGGTCTCCGTTGCTGATCGCGGACGTGCGTCCGGGCTGGGAGGCCGACTTCCCCTTCTTCCCCCCGGGGCGTTCCCAGGGCCTCAGTCGCCGTGGCGCGGAGATCCTGGCCGAGGTGCTCCGCGACGCGTCCGAGCGGGCGCGCTGCATGGTGCTCGGTGCCCGCGGCGAGGGAGGGCTGGGCAATCTGCTGATGGGCTCCGTCAGCCTGCAGGTCGCCGGCCACGCCGCCGGCCCGGTGGTCGTGGTCGGCGCGATCACCACCGGTCACGGGCGGGTCCTCGTCGGCACCGACGGTTCCGAGCACTCAACCGCCGCTGTGGAGTTCGCCTTCGAGGAGGCGTCCCTGCGCGGCGACCGGGTCCATGCTCTGGGCTTGGAGCATGCCCACCACGCCGGAACCGTCCGAGGCCGGGCCCTCTCCGGACACGGTGGAAGCCGAGCATCGACGCCAGCTCGATGA
- a CDS encoding hydrogenase maturation protease has protein sequence MNLAMRITVIGVGNEFRHDDGVGWAVVARLAERAEQRPLPIGTALLVCDGDPARLITLWEAADLAIVVDAAHAHPGHPGRVHRLDLDSERLCPPGGATSSHGLGLGEAVELARELDRLPGRLIVYAVEGADSSLGTGLSAPVAAAVEPLTERIAEEITSCGGPGRSPLRDGTHAASLHP, from the coding sequence ATGAACCTCGCCATGCGGATCACGGTCATCGGTGTCGGGAACGAGTTCCGCCACGACGACGGGGTGGGCTGGGCGGTCGTGGCCCGGCTGGCGGAACGAGCCGAGCAGCGGCCGCTTCCCATCGGGACCGCCCTTCTGGTGTGCGACGGCGACCCCGCCCGGCTGATCACCCTGTGGGAGGCCGCCGACCTCGCCATCGTGGTGGACGCCGCGCACGCTCACCCCGGACATCCCGGTCGGGTACACCGCCTGGACCTGGACAGTGAACGGTTGTGCCCGCCCGGCGGCGCGACGAGTTCCCACGGGCTCGGACTCGGCGAAGCCGTCGAACTCGCCCGCGAGCTGGACCGCCTACCGGGACGGCTCATCGTCTACGCCGTCGAGGGAGCCGACAGCAGCCTGGGCACCGGACTGTCGGCACCGGTCGCAGCCGCTGTCGAACCGCTCACCGAACGGATCGCGGAAGAGATCACGTCGTGCGGCGGTCCTGGCCGCAGCCCACTACGAGACGGGACGCACGCCGCTTCTCTCCATCCCTGA
- a CDS encoding 4Fe-4S dicluster domain-containing protein, with protein sequence MADDDGATAVIDKDGVDALIAVLAGRGRTVVGPTVRDGAIVLAELSGGSDLPYGWGVELEAGTYRLRAREDGAAFAHSAGPQSWKTFLHPPRARQWTADRGADRELVVTEDRTPPPSYAFLGVRPCDLRAIAVQDRVLTGGMYTDPAYRGRRERAFLVAVECTEPGATCFCVSMGTGPAVGPGYDLALTEVLDAEGHRFLVRTGSEEGESVLVELPRRAADAATRTAAREGVADAADRMGRTMPPVDLQILMRETLHAERWDDVAARCLTCGNCTMVCPTCFCTTAEDVTDLTGDHAERWRRWESCFDRDFSHLQAGPVRDSSRSRYRQWATHKLGTWFDQFGSSGCVGCGRCIVWCPVGIDITEEAHALNRERGDDQTEGSR encoded by the coding sequence ATGGCGGACGACGACGGCGCCACTGCGGTGATCGACAAGGACGGGGTGGACGCGCTGATCGCGGTCCTCGCCGGCCGTGGCCGCACGGTCGTGGGGCCGACGGTCCGAGACGGGGCGATCGTGCTGGCCGAGCTGTCCGGCGGCAGTGACCTTCCCTACGGTTGGGGGGTCGAGCTGGAGGCCGGCACGTACCGGCTGCGGGCCCGTGAGGACGGCGCCGCGTTCGCGCACAGCGCGGGCCCGCAGTCCTGGAAGACGTTCCTGCACCCGCCGAGGGCGCGGCAGTGGACCGCCGACCGCGGCGCCGACCGCGAGCTGGTGGTGACCGAGGACCGGACGCCGCCGCCGTCGTACGCGTTCCTCGGGGTGCGCCCCTGCGACCTGCGGGCCATCGCGGTGCAGGACCGGGTGCTGACCGGCGGGATGTACACCGATCCGGCGTACCGGGGACGCCGTGAGCGGGCCTTCCTGGTCGCGGTGGAGTGCACCGAACCGGGCGCCACCTGCTTCTGCGTGTCCATGGGCACCGGACCGGCCGTGGGGCCCGGCTACGACCTGGCGCTGACCGAGGTGCTCGACGCCGAAGGCCACCGCTTCCTCGTGCGGACCGGCAGCGAAGAGGGCGAGTCGGTCCTGGTCGAGCTGCCACGACGGGCCGCTGACGCCGCCACCCGAACCGCTGCCCGCGAGGGGGTCGCCGACGCGGCGGACCGGATGGGGCGCACCATGCCGCCGGTGGACCTGCAGATCCTGATGCGCGAGACGCTGCACGCCGAGCGGTGGGACGACGTCGCGGCCCGCTGCCTCACCTGCGGCAACTGCACGATGGTCTGCCCGACCTGCTTCTGCACCACGGCCGAGGACGTCACCGACCTGACGGGCGATCACGCCGAGCGGTGGCGGCGCTGGGAGTCCTGCTTCGATCGGGACTTCTCGCACCTTCAGGCGGGCCCGGTCCGCGACTCCTCACGCAGCCGCTACCGGCAGTGGGCCACCCACAAGCTCGGCACCTGGTTCGACCAGTTCGGCAGCTCCGGGTGCGTCGGCTGCGGGCGCTGCATCGTGTGGTGCCCGGTCGGCATCGACATCACCGAGGAGGCCCACGCGCTGAACCGTGAACGGGGCGACGACCAGACGGAGGGCTCGCGGTGA
- a CDS encoding universal stress protein, which yields MPTTPEPSEAGPSPDTVEAEHRRQLDDQLAPLRHRYPGVEVETTLVRGKPVAELVRASGRADLAVVGLRGKGGFHGLALGSVSHGLLHYGICPVAVVRPRPRHAPPS from the coding sequence ATGCCCACCACGCCGGAACCGTCCGAGGCCGGGCCCTCTCCGGACACGGTGGAAGCCGAGCATCGACGCCAGCTCGATGACCAGCTCGCACCCCTCCGGCATCGGTATCCCGGCGTCGAGGTCGAGACGACCCTGGTGCGCGGGAAACCGGTCGCCGAACTCGTCCGTGCCTCCGGCCGGGCGGACCTCGCCGTGGTCGGCTTGCGCGGCAAGGGCGGCTTCCACGGCCTGGCCCTCGGCTCGGTCAGCCACGGTCTCCTCCACTACGGCATCTGCCCCGTCGCAGTCGTACGCCCGCGGCCCCGACACGCACCACCCTCGTAG